Proteins found in one Corynebacterium freneyi genomic segment:
- a CDS encoding glutamine amidotransferase, with amino-acid sequence MSDSPAAKPFLLLSTRSEDAAAHAEQLSFARAAGLAPAMLHQIRLERQRPRALDMSRYAGVIVGGGPYNASDESKSAVQLEVEAWFADHLAEVLETGFPFFGACYGVGLLGTVGRGRVSRKHGEEAAVVEISVTADGAEDPVLAGLPERFHAMVGHKEAIEELPAGATLLATGVACPVQMFRLGPNAYATQFHPELDADTFEQRLRIYADQGYYQPGGSVRAVADARRFDVARSAQVLRNFTRLHSGHRG; translated from the coding sequence ATGTCCGATTCCCCCGCCGCGAAGCCCTTCCTGCTGTTGTCGACGCGTTCGGAAGACGCCGCCGCCCATGCCGAGCAGCTGTCGTTCGCCCGCGCCGCCGGTCTGGCGCCGGCGATGCTGCACCAGATCCGCCTGGAGCGACAGCGGCCGCGTGCGCTGGACATGTCGCGGTACGCCGGCGTGATCGTCGGCGGTGGACCGTACAACGCGTCCGATGAGTCGAAGTCGGCGGTGCAGCTCGAGGTGGAGGCGTGGTTCGCCGATCACCTCGCCGAAGTGCTCGAGACCGGGTTTCCCTTCTTCGGCGCATGCTACGGCGTCGGCCTGTTGGGCACCGTCGGGCGTGGTCGGGTGTCGCGCAAGCACGGCGAGGAGGCCGCCGTCGTCGAAATCTCCGTCACCGCCGACGGTGCCGAAGACCCGGTGCTGGCGGGGTTGCCGGAGCGTTTCCACGCGATGGTCGGGCACAAGGAGGCCATCGAGGAACTGCCGGCCGGGGCGACGCTGCTGGCCACCGGCGTCGCGTGCCCGGTGCAGATGTTCCGGCTGGGCCCCAACGCCTACGCCACGCAGTTCCACCCGGAGCTCGACGCCGACACGTTCGAGCAGCGCCTGCGCATCTACGCCGACCAGGGCTACTACCAGCCGGGCGGAAGCGTACGCGCGGTAGCGGATGCGCGGCGTTTCGACGTCGCCCGTTCGGCCCAGGTGCTGCGCAACTTCACGCGGCTGCATTCCGGCCACCGGGGCTGA
- a CDS encoding glutamine amidotransferase — MNAAGENGRFLLVALRDGDDVAVAEYDDFLRGTGLPKDRLVHHPITSTADVLPDLSDFDGVFVGGSPFNVTDLVHCELQKHVHDQLYELLVSPIPTLMLCYGNSFAAFAGGGRVDRSHPERVGVSEVNLTAAAADDPIVGKLAKTFTGLTGHKESVAELPEGAVLLATGPTCPVQAYRANDSTWVTQFHPEMDAEGIIRRMGFYMDAGYFKPEEVEVISGIVRATDLGPAEQILHEFIDYCLARSGR; from the coding sequence ATGAACGCTGCGGGAGAAAATGGGCGCTTCCTGTTGGTGGCGCTGCGCGACGGTGATGATGTGGCCGTGGCGGAGTACGACGACTTTCTTCGGGGCACCGGGCTGCCGAAGGATCGGTTGGTGCATCACCCGATCACGTCGACTGCTGACGTGCTGCCCGACCTGTCGGACTTCGACGGGGTGTTCGTCGGCGGCAGTCCCTTCAACGTGACGGATCTGGTGCACTGCGAGCTCCAGAAGCACGTCCACGACCAGCTCTACGAGTTGCTGGTCTCCCCCATTCCGACGCTGATGCTGTGTTACGGCAACAGTTTCGCGGCGTTCGCAGGCGGTGGCCGCGTCGATCGTTCGCACCCCGAGCGTGTGGGCGTCAGCGAAGTGAACCTGACGGCCGCCGCGGCCGATGATCCGATCGTCGGCAAGCTGGCGAAGACTTTCACGGGCCTGACCGGCCACAAGGAGTCGGTGGCGGAGTTGCCGGAGGGGGCGGTGCTGCTGGCCACCGGCCCGACGTGCCCCGTGCAGGCCTACCGCGCCAACGATTCGACGTGGGTGACCCAGTTCCACCCGGAGATGGACGCCGAGGGCATCATCCGCCGCATGGGGTTCTACATGGACGCCGGGTACTTCAAGCCGGAGGAGGTCGAGGTGATCTCGGGCATCGTGCGGGCCACGGACCTCGGCCCGGCCGAGCAGATCCTCCACGAGTTCATCGATTACTGTTTGGCCCGGTCAGGGCGATAA
- a CDS encoding TetR/AcrR family transcriptional regulator yields the protein MPRVSDEARASRRSEILEGARECFAKFGYDGATVSRLEAATGKSRGAIFHHFGSKEGLFLALAEEDADRMAEVTASSGLVEVMRDVVAHPDQHKWLGTRLEIVGRLRTDAEFRRQWLAHQEHLDGALQSRLADSAKSGSLRDDYSPEALRLLLELMLDGIIARVATGRSTEGMDEALDLIEESVRRPR from the coding sequence ATGCCGAGAGTCAGTGACGAGGCCCGTGCGTCGCGTAGGAGTGAAATCCTCGAGGGCGCGCGCGAGTGTTTCGCGAAGTTCGGTTATGACGGGGCGACCGTTTCCCGGTTGGAGGCCGCCACGGGCAAGTCCCGGGGCGCGATTTTCCACCATTTCGGTTCCAAGGAAGGCCTTTTCCTCGCTTTGGCGGAGGAGGATGCCGACCGGATGGCCGAGGTGACCGCCAGTTCCGGGTTGGTCGAGGTGATGCGTGACGTGGTCGCGCATCCGGATCAGCACAAGTGGTTGGGCACCCGGTTGGAGATCGTCGGGCGGTTGCGCACGGACGCCGAGTTTCGGCGTCAGTGGTTGGCCCATCAGGAGCATCTGGATGGTGCGCTGCAGTCGAGGTTGGCGGACAGCGCGAAGTCCGGGTCGCTGCGCGACGATTATTCCCCCGAGGCCCTGCGGCTGCTGTTGGAGCTCATGCTCGACGGCATCATCGCGCGGGTGGCCACGGGCCGGTCGACCGAGGGTATGGATGAGGCCCTCGATTTGATCGAGGAGTCGGTCCGCCGGCCGCGGTAG